One window of the Camelina sativa cultivar DH55 chromosome 1, Cs, whole genome shotgun sequence genome contains the following:
- the LOC104779214 gene encoding peroxisomal (S)-2-hydroxy-acid oxidase GLO1 isoform X1 translates to MEITNVTEYDAIAKQKLPKMVYDYYASGAEDQWTLQENRNAFARILFRPRILIDVSKIDMTTTVLGFKISMPIMVAPTAMQKMAHPDGEYATARAASAAGTIMTLSSWATSSVEEVASTGPGIRFFQLYVYKNRNVVEQLVRRAERAGFKAIALTVDTPRLGRRESDIKNRFTLPPNLTLKNFEGLDLGKMDEAADSGLASYVAGQIDRTLSWKDVQWLQTITKLPILVKGVLTGEDARIAVQAGAAGIIVSNHGARQLDYVPATISALEEVVKATQGRIPVFLDGGVRRGTDVFKALALGASGIFIGRPVVFSLAAEGEAGVRKVLQMLRDEFELTMALSGCRSLKEISRNHITTEWDTPRDSPRPLARL, encoded by the exons ATGGAGATCACAAACGTTACCGAGTATGACGCCATCGCAAAGCAGAAGCTTCCTAAGATGGTTTACGACTACTATGCGTCTGGTGCAGAGGACCAATGGACCCTTCAAGAGAACAGAAACGCTTTCGCAAGGATCCT CTTTCGGCCTCGGATTTTGATTGATGTGAGCAAGATTGATATGACAACCACCGTGTTGGGGTTCAAGATCTCGATGCCCATCATGGTTGCTCCTACAGCCATGCAAAAGATGGCTCACCCTGATG GGGAATATGCTACAGCTAGAGCTGCATCTGCAGCTGGAACCATCATG ACACTATCTTCATGGGCTACTTCCAGCGTTGAAGAAGTTGCTTCCACAGGGCCAGGGATCCGATTCTTTCAGCTCTAT GTATACAAGAATAGGAATGTGGTCGAGCAGTTAGTGAGAAGAGCTGAGAGGGCTGGATTCAAAGCCATTGCTCTCACTGTGGACACCCCAAGGCTAGGCCGCAGAGAGTCTGATATCAAGAACAG ATTCACTTTGCCTCCTAACCTGACATTGAAGAACTTTGAGGGTCTTGACCTCGGAAAGATGGACGAG GCCGCTGACTCTGGCTTGGCTTCATATGTTGCTGGTCAAATTGACCGTACCTTGAGCTGGAAG GACGTTCAATGGCTCCAGACAATCACCAAATTGCCGATTCTGGTCAAGGGTGTTCTTACAGGAGAAGATG CGAGGATAGCGGTTCAAGCTGGTGCAGCTGGGATCATTGTGTCAAACCATGGAGCTCGCCAGCTTGACTATGTCCCAGCAACAATCTCAGCCCTGGAAGAG GTTGTCAAAGCAACACAAGGAAGAATTCCAGTCTTCTTGGATGGTGGTGTTCGACGTGGCACAGATGTCTTCAAGGCACTTGCACTTGGTGCCTCCGGAATATTC ATTGGAAGACCAGTGGTATTCTCATTGGCTGCTGAAGGAGAAGCTGGAGTTAGAAAGGTGCTTCAAATGCTACGTGATGAGTTCGAGCTGACCATGGCCCTGAGTGGATGCCGGTCTCTAAAGGAAATCTCCCGTAACCACATTACCACCGAATGGGACACTCCACGTGACAGTCCACGTCCTTTGGCAAGGTTATAA
- the LOC104779203 gene encoding ubiquitin carboxyl-terminal hydrolase 25: MGYKPQMSWMPSLLSQKRRNGPPLGLRNLGNTCYLNSVLQCLTYTPPLANFCLTHKHSSHCDSFVDGERKRDCPFCIVERRIARSLSVDLTTDAPNKISSCLKIFAEHFKFGRQEDAHEFLRYVIDACHNTSLRLKKLRMKGNEPFNGNTAVKDIFGGSLQSQVKCLSCGAESNKADEIMDISLEILNSSSLKESLQKFFQPEILDGNNKYRCESCTKLVTARKQMSVLQSPNVLVIQLKRFGGIFGGKIDKAISFGEILVLSNYMSKASKDPQTEYKLFGIIVHAGFSPESGHYYAYVKDSLGQWYCCNDSLVSRSTLQEVLSEKAYILFFSRSNPRPASAKTLVTSNGTTSPEVNGCETSKPQKFIGPLNGFNMKRQAEQSFQKANLAPTKPHKFIGPKPRTEQALQKDNLLSSKVELAPLKPHAKISVNLCAKRVSPSVNGRLLSFHQDENIAPKANKENSVSVSSARVFSGKERKFGSENGGNGVKENGCAPGSSNHKVALQPNGHSNGSSNGGDHHKDKSNPCESNGSQNETDHQEIEKNGGTTTQAKALGSSTKEDPCILLRKDESSRNELEAIKESLKKDALSHLRSCGWYDKVQISMRAKKRLRTEQSGGEDGNDLKRRLIEDVKTSLKSQIPEELKADLVNRIWEISKKKYS, from the exons ATGGGATATAAACCGCAGATGAGCTGGATGCCGAGTCTACTGAGTCAGAAGCGTAGGAATGGTCCTCCCTTAGGGTTACGAAATCTCGGCAACACCTGCTACCTCAATAGTGTCCTTCAATGTCTCACTTACACTCCTCCTCTCGCTAATTTCTGCCTTACTCATAAACACTCCTCTCACT GCGACTCATTTGTGGATGGGGAGCGGAAACGGGACTGTCCTTTCTGCATAGTTGAGAGAAGAATAGCAAGGTCTCTTAGTGTGGATCTTACAACCGATGCGCCTAACAAGATTTCTAGCTGCCTTAAAATTTTTGCTGAGCATTTTAAGTTTGGTCGTCAAGAAGACGCTCATGAGTTCTTGCGGTATGTCATTGATGCATGCCACAATACATCTCTCCGTCTGAAGAAGTTGCGAATGAAGGGTAATGAGCCCTTTAATGGCAATACTGCTGTGAAGGATATTTTTGGTGGCTCTTTGCAGAGCCAGGTGAAGTGTTTGTCTTGTGGTGCGGAGTCTAATAAAGCGGATGAGATTATGGATATTAGTCTTGAAATTTTGAACAGTAGCTCATTGAAGGAATCGTTGCAAAAGTTCTTTCAACCTGAGATCTTAGATGGCAACAATAAGTATAGATGTGAGAG CTGTACGAAATTGGTAACGGCAAGGAAGCAGATGTCTGTACTCCAATCCCCTAATGtccttgttattcaattgaaa AGGTTTGGGGGCATTTTTGGTGGGAAGATTGATAAAGCCATTTCATTTGGTGAGATTCTGGTTCTCTCGAACTATATGAGTAAAGCAAGCAAG GACCCTCAAACGGAGTACAAGCTTTTTGGAATAATTGTGCATGCAGGATTTTCTCCTGAATCTGGGCATTATTATGCATACGTTAAG GATTCCTTGGGCCAATGGTATTGCTGCAATGATTCTCTTGTCTCACGCTCCACCTTGCAGGAGGTTTTGTCAGAGAAAGCTTATATCCTGTTTTTCAGCCGTTCCAACCCGAGGCCAGCATCTGCTAAAACTCTGGTAACATCCAATGGGACTACATCTCCTGAGGTTAACGGCTGCGAGACATCAAAGCCCCAGAAGTTTATTGGTCCCCTTAATGGTTTCAACATGAAACGTCAAGCCGAGCAGTCCTTCCAGAAGGCTAACCTGGCTCCTACAAAGCCCCATAAATTCATTGGACCCAAACCACGAACCGAGCAGGCCCTTCAAAAGGATAACCTGCTTTCTTCCAAAGTTGAATTGGCGCCTCTAAAGCCACATGCGAAGATATCTGTCAACCTTTGTGCCAAAAGGGTCTCTCCCTCGGTCAATGGTAGACTACTTTCTTTCCACCAAGATGAGAACATAGCTCCAAAGGCGAACAAAGAGAATAGTGTATCAGTTTCGTCAGCTAGAGTTTTCTCTGGCAAGGAGAGAAAGTTTGGTAGTGAAAATGGTGGCAATGGAGTTAAAGAAAACGGCTGTGCACCAGGTAGTAGTAATCATAAAGTGGCATTGCAACCCAATGGGCATAGTAATGGCTCCAGCAATGGGGGTGATCACCACAAGGATAAATCTAATCCATGCGAGAGTAATGGCTCACAAAATGAAACTGATCACCAGGAAATTGAGAAGAACGGTGGTACTACCACTCAAGCCAAAGCCTTGGGCTCTTCAACAAAAGAAGACCCTTGCATTTTGCTCAGAAAAGATGAATCATCTCGGAATGAACTTGAAGCAATAAAAGAGAG CCTGAAGAAAGATGCGCTGTCACATCTACGGTCATGCGGATGGTATGATAAGGTACAAATATCCATGCGTGCCAAGAAGAGATTGCGCACAGAGCAATCAGGAGGAGAAGATGGTAACGACTTAAA gagGAGGTTGATTGAAGATgtaaaaacaagtttaaaatCGCAGATTCCAGAAGAATTAAAAGCAGATCTGGTAAATCGTATCTGGGAAATTAGCAAGAAGAAGTACTCGTGA
- the LOC104779214 gene encoding peroxisomal (S)-2-hydroxy-acid oxidase GLO1 isoform X2 codes for MTPSQSRSFLRWFTTTMRLVQRTNGPFKRTETLSQGSCDFRPRILIDVSKIDMTTTVLGFKISMPIMVAPTAMQKMAHPDGEYATARAASAAGTIMTLSSWATSSVEEVASTGPGIRFFQLYVYKNRNVVEQLVRRAERAGFKAIALTVDTPRLGRRESDIKNRFTLPPNLTLKNFEGLDLGKMDEAADSGLASYVAGQIDRTLSWKDVQWLQTITKLPILVKGVLTGEDARIAVQAGAAGIIVSNHGARQLDYVPATISALEEVVKATQGRIPVFLDGGVRRGTDVFKALALGASGIFIGRPVVFSLAAEGEAGVRKVLQMLRDEFELTMALSGCRSLKEISRNHITTEWDTPRDSPRPLARL; via the exons ATGACGCCATCGCAAAGCAGAAGCTTCCTAAGATGGTTTACGACTACTATGCGTCTGGTGCAGAGGACCAATGGACCCTTCAAGAGAACAGAAACGCTTTCGCAAGGATCCTGTGA CTTTCGGCCTCGGATTTTGATTGATGTGAGCAAGATTGATATGACAACCACCGTGTTGGGGTTCAAGATCTCGATGCCCATCATGGTTGCTCCTACAGCCATGCAAAAGATGGCTCACCCTGATG GGGAATATGCTACAGCTAGAGCTGCATCTGCAGCTGGAACCATCATG ACACTATCTTCATGGGCTACTTCCAGCGTTGAAGAAGTTGCTTCCACAGGGCCAGGGATCCGATTCTTTCAGCTCTAT GTATACAAGAATAGGAATGTGGTCGAGCAGTTAGTGAGAAGAGCTGAGAGGGCTGGATTCAAAGCCATTGCTCTCACTGTGGACACCCCAAGGCTAGGCCGCAGAGAGTCTGATATCAAGAACAG ATTCACTTTGCCTCCTAACCTGACATTGAAGAACTTTGAGGGTCTTGACCTCGGAAAGATGGACGAG GCCGCTGACTCTGGCTTGGCTTCATATGTTGCTGGTCAAATTGACCGTACCTTGAGCTGGAAG GACGTTCAATGGCTCCAGACAATCACCAAATTGCCGATTCTGGTCAAGGGTGTTCTTACAGGAGAAGATG CGAGGATAGCGGTTCAAGCTGGTGCAGCTGGGATCATTGTGTCAAACCATGGAGCTCGCCAGCTTGACTATGTCCCAGCAACAATCTCAGCCCTGGAAGAG GTTGTCAAAGCAACACAAGGAAGAATTCCAGTCTTCTTGGATGGTGGTGTTCGACGTGGCACAGATGTCTTCAAGGCACTTGCACTTGGTGCCTCCGGAATATTC ATTGGAAGACCAGTGGTATTCTCATTGGCTGCTGAAGGAGAAGCTGGAGTTAGAAAGGTGCTTCAAATGCTACGTGATGAGTTCGAGCTGACCATGGCCCTGAGTGGATGCCGGTCTCTAAAGGAAATCTCCCGTAACCACATTACCACCGAATGGGACACTCCACGTGACAGTCCACGTCCTTTGGCAAGGTTATAA
- the LOC104779225 gene encoding peroxisomal (S)-2-hydroxy-acid oxidase GLO2, with the protein MEITNVTEYDAIAKQKLPKMVYDYYASGAEDQWTLQENRNAFARILFRPRILIDVNKIDMATTVLGFKISMPIMVAPTAMQKMAHPDGEYATARAASAAGTIMTLSSWATSSVEEVASTGPGIRFFQLYVYKNRKVVEQLVRRAEKAGFKAIALTVDTPRLGRRESDIKNRFTLPSNLTLKNFEGLDLGKMDEANDSGLASYVAGQIDRTLSWKDVQWLQTITKLPILVKGVLTGEDARIAIQAGAAGIIVSNHGARQLDYVPATISALEEVVKATQGRVPVFLDGGVRRGTDVFKALALGASGIFIGRPVVFALAAEGEAGVRKVLQMLRDEFELTMALSGCRSLSEITRNHIVTEWDTPRHLPRL; encoded by the exons ATGGAGATCACAAACGTTACCGAGTATGACGCTATCGCAAAGCAGAAGTTGCCTAAGATGGTATACGACTACTATGCGTCTGGTGCAGAGGACCAATGGACTCTTCAAGAGAACAGAAACGCTTTTGCAAGGATCCT CTTCCGGCCTCGGATTTTGATTGATGTGAACAAGATTGATATGGCAACAACCGTCTTGGGGTTCAAAATCTCCATGCCGATCATGGTTGCTCCTACTGCCATGCAAAAGATGGCTCACCCTGATG GGGAATATGCTACGGCTAGAGCTGCGTCTGCTGCTGGAACAATCATG ACACTTTCTTCATGGGCTACTTCTagtgttgaggaagttgctTCCACAGGGCCAGGGATCCGATTCTTCCAACTCTAT GTATAC AAGAACAGGAAGGTGGTTGAACAGCTCGTGAGAAGAGCCGAGAAAGCTGGGTTCAAAGCCATTGCTCTCACTGTAGACACCCCAAGACTAGGTCGCAGAGAGTCTGATATCAAGAACAG ATTCACTTTGCCTTCAAACCTGACATTGAAGAACTTTGAAGGTCTTGACCTTGGAAAGATGGACGAG GCCAATGACTCTGGTTTGGCTTCATATGTTGCTGGTCAAATTGACCGTACCTTGAGCTGGAAG GATGTCCAGTGGCTCCAAACAATCACCAAGTTGCCAATTCTTGTCAAGGGTGTTCTTACAGGAGAGGATG CAAGGATAGCGATTCAAGCTGGAGCCGCAGGGATCATTGTGTCAAACCATGGAGCTCGCCAGCTTGACTATGTCCCAGCCACAATCTCAGCCCTTGAAGAG GTTGTCAAAGCGACACAAGGACGAGTTCCTGTCTTCTTGGATGGTGGTGTTCGACGTGGCACAGATGTCTTCAAGGCACTTGCACTTGGAGCCTCCGGGATATTT ATTGGAAGACCAGTGGTATTTGCACTAGCTGCTGAAGGAGAAGCTGGAGTAAGAAAGGTGCTTCAAATGTTGCGTGATGAGTTCGAGCTAACCATGGCACTAAGTGGGTGCCGGTCTCTCAGTGAAATCACCCGCAACCACATTGTCACTGAATGGGATACTCCACGCCATTTGCCAAggttatag
- the LOC104779209 gene encoding probable sugar phosphate/phosphate translocator At3g14410 isoform X2: MFAMTLWLGNTAYLYISVAFAQMLKAIMPVAVFILGVAAGLEMMSCRMLLIMSIISFGVLVASYGELNINWIGVVYQMGGVVGEALRLIFMELLVKRKGIKLNPISLMYYVSPCSAICLFVPWIFLEKSKMEGNGTWNFHFVVLTLNSLCTFALNLSVFLVISHTSALTIRVAGVVKDWVVVLVSALLFADTKLTIINLFGYAIAIAGVAAYNNHKLKKEASKVPSETPADGDSIPLVSQAYTNTER, encoded by the exons ATGTTTGCGATGACCCTCTGGTTGGGAAACACTGCCTACCTATACATATCAGTTGCATTTGCGCAGATGTTGAAGGCTATAA TGCCTGTTGCTGTCTTTATTCTTGGAGTAGCTGCTGGACTTGAAATGATGAGCTGCAGGATGCTTTTGATAATGTCTATCATAAGTTTCGGTGTTTTAGTGGCTTCTTATGGAGAATTAAATATCAACTGGATCGGAGTGGTTTACCAAATGGGTGGTGTCGTTGGAGAAGCACTGAGGCTGATCTTTATGGAACTTCTTGTCAAGAGGAAGGGCATCAAATTAAACCCAATCTCGCTTATGTACTACGTGAGTCCCTGCAG TGCTATTTGCTTGTTTGTACCGTGGATCTTTCTAGAGAAATCGAAGATGGAAGGCAATGGCACATGGAACTTCCATTTTGTAGTGTTGACCCTTAATTCCCTCTGTACATTTGCCCTCAACTTGTCTGTTTTCCTGGTGATTTCTCACACGAGCGCTCTCACTATCCGAGTTGCTGGCGTTGTCAAGGACTGGGTGGTTGTCTTGGTCTCAGCTCTTCTCTTTGCCGACACAAAACTCACAATAATCAATCTTTTCGGTTACGCCATTG CCATTGCGGGTGTAGCGGCTTATAACAACCATAAGCTAAAGAAGGAAGCATCCAAAGTTCCTTCAGAAACTCCAGCAGATGGTGATTCAATACCGTTAGTGTCACAAGCTTATACTAATacagagagatga
- the LOC104779242 gene encoding 9-cis-epoxycarotenoid dioxygenase NCED3, chloroplastic: MASLTATAAVSGRWVGGNHTQSPLSSSQSSDLSYCSSLPMTSRVTRKLNVSSALHTPPALHFPKQSSNSPAIVVNPKAKDSDTKQMNLFQRAAAAALDAAEGFLVSHERLHPLPKTADPSVQIAGNFAPVNEQPVRRNLPVVGKIPDSIKGVYVRNGANPLHEPVTGHHFFDGDGMVHAVKFEDGSASYACRFTQTNRFVQERQLGRPVFPKAIGELHGHTGIARLMLFYARAAAGIVDPAHGTGVANAGLVYFNGRLLAMSEDDLPYQVRITPTGDLKTVGRFDFDGQLESTMIAHPKVDPESGELFALSYDVVSKPYLKYFRFSPDGTKSPDVEIQLDQPTMMHDFAITENFVVIPDQQVVFKLPEMIRGGSPVVYDKNKVSRFGILDKYAEDSSKIKWIDAPDCFCFHLWNAWEEPETEEVVVIGSCMTPPDSIFNESDENLESVLSEIRLNLRTGKSTRRPIISDGDQQVNLEAGMVNRNMLGRKTKYAYLALAEPWPKVSGFAKVDLTTGEVKKHLYGDNRYGGEPLFLPGEGGEEEDEGHILCFVHDEKTWKSELQIVNAVSLEVEATVKLPSRVPYGFHGTFIGADDLAKQM, encoded by the coding sequence atggcttctTTAACGGCGACTGCGGCGGTTTCTGGGAGATGGGTTGGTGGCAATCATACTCAGTCCCCATTATCGTCTTCTCAAAGCTCCGACTTGAGTTATTGTAGCTCTTTACCCATGACCAGTCGTGTCACACGTAAGCTCAACGTTTCATCTGCGCTTCACACTCCTCCAGCTCTTCATTTCCCTAAGCAATCCTCAAACTCTCCCGCCATTGTTGTTAACCCCAAAGCCAAAGATTCCGACACTAAACAGATGAATCTGTTCCAGAGAGCGGCGGCTGCAGCGTTAGACGCCGCTGAGGGTTTCCTCGTTAGCCACGAGAGGCTACACCCGCTTCCTAAAACAGCTGATCCTAGTGTTCAGATCGCCGGAAATTTTGCTCCGGTGAATGAACAGCCCGTCCGGCGAAATCTTCCGGTCGTCGGAAAAATACCCGATTCCATTAAAGGAGTGTATGTGCGAAACGGAGCTAACCCACTTCACGAGCCGGTGACTGGTCACCACTTCTTCGACGGAGACGGTATGGTCCACGCCGTTAAATTCGAAGACGGTTCAGCTAGCTACGCTTGCCGGTTTACTCAAACAAACCGGTTTGTTCAGGAGCGTCAATTAGGTCGACCGGTTTTCCCCAAAGCCATCGGTGAGCTCCACGGCCACACCGGTATTGCCAGACTTATGTTATTCTACGCCAGAGCTGCAGCCGGTATAGTCGACCCGGCACACGGAACCGGCGTAGCCAACGCCGGTTTGGTCTATTTCAACGGCCGGTTATTAGCTATGTCGGAGGACGATTTGCCTTACCAAGTTCGGATCACTCCAACCGGTGATTTAAAAACCGTTGGTCGGTTCGATTTTGACGGACAGTTAGAATCCACAATGATTGCCCACCCGAAAGTCGACCCGGAATCCGGTGAACTCTTCGCTTTAAGCTACGACGTCGTTTCAAAGCCTTACCTGAAGTACTTCAGATTCTCGCCGGACGGAACTAAATCCCCGGACGTCGAGATCCAGCTTGACCAGCCGACGATGATGCACGACTTCGCGATTACAGAGAACTTCGTCGTGATACCGGACCAGCAAGTCGTTTTCAAGTTACCGGAGATGATCCGCGGTGGCTCTCCGGTGGTGTACGACAAGAACAAGGTGTCAAGATTCGGAATTTTAGACAAATACGCCGAGGATTCGTCGAAGATAAAGTGGATTGATGCTCCAGATTGCTTCTGCTTCCATCTTTGGAATGCTTGGGAAGAGCCAGAAACAGAGGAGGTCGTCGTGATCGGGTCTTGTATGACTCCACCGGACTCAATTTTCAACGAGTCCGACGAGAATCTCGAGAGTGTACTCTCTGAAATCCGTCTCAATCTCAGAACCGGCAAATCCACTCGTCGTCCGATCATCTCCGACGGAGATCAACAAGTCAACCTTGAAGCAGGGATGGTCAACAGAAACATGCTCGGCCGTAAAACCAAATACGCTTATTTGGCATTAGCCGAGCCTTGGCCTAAAGTATCCGGATTCGCTAAAGTTGATCTCACTACCGGAGAAGTCAAGAAACATCTATACGGTGATAACCGTTACGGCGGAGAGCCTCTGTTTCTCccaggagaaggaggagaagaagaggacgaaGGACACATCCTCTGTTTCGTACACGACGAGAAGACATGGAAATCGGAGTTACAGATAGTTAACGCCGTTAGCTTGGAGGTCGAAGCAACAGTTAAACTTCCGTCAAGGGTTCCGTACGGGTTTCACGGTACATTCATCGGAGCTGATGACTTGGCTAAGCAGATGTGA
- the LOC104779209 gene encoding probable sugar phosphate/phosphate translocator At3g14410 isoform X1 has product MADRSKGFMRDEFVTYAYILLYIALSSGQIFFNKWVLSSKEINFPYPLGLTLLHMIFSSVLCFLLTKVLKTVKVEEGMTLEIYVTSVIPIGAMFAMTLWLGNTAYLYISVAFAQMLKAIMPVAVFILGVAAGLEMMSCRMLLIMSIISFGVLVASYGELNINWIGVVYQMGGVVGEALRLIFMELLVKRKGIKLNPISLMYYVSPCSAICLFVPWIFLEKSKMEGNGTWNFHFVVLTLNSLCTFALNLSVFLVISHTSALTIRVAGVVKDWVVVLVSALLFADTKLTIINLFGYAIAIAGVAAYNNHKLKKEASKVPSETPADGDSIPLVSQAYTNTER; this is encoded by the exons ATGGCGGATCGGAGCAAAGGCTTTATGAGAGATGAATTCGTGACCTATGCTTACATTTTACTCTACATCGCACTTTCTAGTGGTCAAATCTTCTTCAATAAG TGGGTTTTGTCATCTAAGGAAATAAATTTCCCTTATCCGCTTGGATTGACTTTACTCCATATGATCTTTTCCTCTGTCTTGTGCTTTCTTCTTACCAAAGTTTTAAAG ACCGTGAAGGTTGAGGAAGGAATGACACTAGAAAT ATACGTTACATCAGTTATTCCAATAGGTGCAATGTTTGCGATGACCCTCTGGTTGGGAAACACTGCCTACCTATACATATCAGTTGCATTTGCGCAGATGTTGAAGGCTATAA TGCCTGTTGCTGTCTTTATTCTTGGAGTAGCTGCTGGACTTGAAATGATGAGCTGCAGGATGCTTTTGATAATGTCTATCATAAGTTTCGGTGTTTTAGTGGCTTCTTATGGAGAATTAAATATCAACTGGATCGGAGTGGTTTACCAAATGGGTGGTGTCGTTGGAGAAGCACTGAGGCTGATCTTTATGGAACTTCTTGTCAAGAGGAAGGGCATCAAATTAAACCCAATCTCGCTTATGTACTACGTGAGTCCCTGCAG TGCTATTTGCTTGTTTGTACCGTGGATCTTTCTAGAGAAATCGAAGATGGAAGGCAATGGCACATGGAACTTCCATTTTGTAGTGTTGACCCTTAATTCCCTCTGTACATTTGCCCTCAACTTGTCTGTTTTCCTGGTGATTTCTCACACGAGCGCTCTCACTATCCGAGTTGCTGGCGTTGTCAAGGACTGGGTGGTTGTCTTGGTCTCAGCTCTTCTCTTTGCCGACACAAAACTCACAATAATCAATCTTTTCGGTTACGCCATTG CCATTGCGGGTGTAGCGGCTTATAACAACCATAAGCTAAAGAAGGAAGCATCCAAAGTTCCTTCAGAAACTCCAGCAGATGGTGATTCAATACCGTTAGTGTCACAAGCTTATACTAATacagagagatga
- the LOC109133270 gene encoding uncharacterized protein LOC109133270, with the protein MIGRRAGTNRVGMRRDESLMTRFVDSVFYFFRLAEFEILFVLFILITYVIFKDLTARPEYNRILVEKPGGSDIWPF; encoded by the exons ATGATCGGCCGACGTGCTGGAACGAATCGAGTCGGTATGAGGAGAGACGAATCTCTGATGACTCGGTTTGTTGACTCAGTATTCTATTTCTTCCGATTGGCTGAGTTTGAGATCCTCTTTGTGCTCTTCATCCTTATAACCTACGTCATCTTCAAAGATCTG ACGGCGAGGCCTGAGTACAATCGGATTCTTGTGGAGAAACCTGGTGGATCTGACATCTGGCCGTTCTAA
- the LOC104779236 gene encoding probable signal peptidase complex subunit 1 — MDWKGQKLAEELMKILLIAFGGVAFIAGYVTSSFGTMMMIYAGVVLFTAMFTAPNWSFFNLHPLKWLDPIEAEKYPKPELTTESWKKRNSKHC; from the coding sequence ATGGATTGGAAAGGGCAAAAACTAGCGGAAGAGCTTATGAAAATTCTGCTCATAGCCTTTGGTGGTGTTGCTTTCATTGCTGGATATGTAACGTCTTCGTTTGGgacaatgatgatgatctaTGCTGGAGTTGTGCTTTTTACAGCTATGTTCACTGCCCCTAATTGGTCTTTTTTCAATCTTCATCCCCTCAAGTGGTTAGATCCAATTGAAGCAGAGAAGTATCCTAAACCTGAACTGACGACCGAGTcttggaagaagagaaatagTAAACATTGTTAG
- the LOC109133262 gene encoding uncharacterized protein LOC109133262: MESVKTSRFITEVAPAKFISATREPFKNMLTTISEEDFDFEELVRATAERLSSSCPCSSSWSLAHYAKINRLSSS, translated from the coding sequence ATGGAATCAGTTAAGACCTCCAGGTTCATCACTGAGGTGGCTCCGGCTAAGTTTATATCGGCAACGAGAGAACCATTCAAGAACATGTTGACAACAATCTCCGAGGAAGACTTTGATTTTGAAGAACTAGTCAGAGCCACTGCAGAgagactctcttcttcttgtccatGCTCCTCCTCCTGGTCTCTTGCTCATTACGCCAAGATCAAcagactctcttcttcttaa